Within Desulfobacter sp., the genomic segment AATCCGGCCGCCGATGTGCAGAATTCTGCAGAAATTCCCCCGGAACAGCTTTCCCTGAAAAGCCGCTTCCGGTTTAAATGCCACAAGGGTGTAAGCTGTTTTACCGACTGCTGCCGGGGCATCAATATCATGCTCACCCCCTATGATATCCTGACCATGCGCGAAAAGCTGGAGATGGATTCCGAGAAATTCCTGGCCATCTTCACCGAGCCCCAGATTCTGGAAAAAGCGGATATGCCTGTTGTCACCCTGAAGCTGCTGGACGACGAGCGCAATTCCTGTCCCTTTGTGGATGACGAGGACGGCTGTGTGATCTATGAACAGCGTCCCACAACCTGCCGTTACTATCCCCTGGGTGTGGGCTCCTTGAGCTACTCCGGTGAGAAGGGTGAAAAGGACGATTTCTTTTTTACCATTAAAGAAACCCACTGCAAAGGTTTTGAAGAGGATAAGGAATGGACCGTGGCCGAATGGCGGGAAGACCAGGGGGTGGACCTGCGGGACGAAGTCAATGAAGGCTGGCTGGACCTCATGGTCCGTAAAAAATCCCTGCCCCCCAGCATGCAATTGTCTGAGCAGGCCAAACAGATGTTCTTCATGGTCTGCTACAACATCGATAAGTTCAAACGGTTTGTCTTTGAGTCCAGTTTCCTGACCCGGTACGAGTTTCCGGAAGAAAGGATTGCCGAAATCAAGGCCGATGACGTTAAGCTGCTCCAGTTTGGGTTTGAATGGCTGAAAGCCACCTTTTTCCAGACCGGCCAGGAGAATTTCAAGGCCAAACAGGAGGCC encodes:
- a CDS encoding YkgJ family cysteine cluster protein — translated: MTENNQADQNPAADVQNSAEIPPEQLSLKSRFRFKCHKGVSCFTDCCRGINIMLTPYDILTMREKLEMDSEKFLAIFTEPQILEKADMPVVTLKLLDDERNSCPFVDDEDGCVIYEQRPTTCRYYPLGVGSLSYSGEKGEKDDFFFTIKETHCKGFEEDKEWTVAEWREDQGVDLRDEVNEGWLDLMVRKKSLPPSMQLSEQAKQMFFMVCYNIDKFKRFVFESSFLTRYEFPEERIAEIKADDVKLLQFGFEWLKATFFQTGQENFKAKQEAAEE